CGATACCCCTGCTGCAACCAGGCGATGAACTCCTGGCTGATCTGCGGAAAGTACGGGGTCGCCGCCCGATGCTCGGCGAAGAAGGCGCGCAGCAGCCTCTGCCAACGCTCGCTTCCTAAAACCGCGCGCAGCACCGGAAAGGCACTGCCAACCAGGCTGGCGACATTGTTGAAGAACAGCTCCTCATAGATCGCCATGCGCTCGCCAGTGATACCCGGCAACAGCGCCTGAGCCTCGGGCTGGCGGATGCGCGCGGCGAAGTCGCGCTGTAGTTGCACGCCGCTCATGTGCCATACCTGTTAAACGGTTGCGCGGCCTGTTGCAGGCTGCGGATATGTGCCAGCTCGGCATACAGCTCAGCCAGCGGCGGGAAGTTGAAGTCGCGCTCCAACAGCGTCGGGCGCAAACCATGTTGCGCATAGGTAGCACTGAGCAACGCCCACACCGGATCGATCACCGGCGCGCCATGGGTGTCGATCTTCAGGTCTTCGGCCTGGTCGTAATGGCCGGCGACATGCAGATAAGCGATGCGCTCGCTGGGCATCGCCGCGATATAGGTAGCGGCATCGAAGCCGAAATTCAGGCTGTTGACGTAGACGTTGTTGACGTCCAGCAGCAGTTGGCAGTCCGCGCGCTCCAGCACCGCCCGGACGAAATCCGCCTCGTCCAGCTCGCCCGGCAGGCGTGCATAGGCCGAGACGTTCTCGATGATCAGCGGTCGCTGCAGCACGTCCTGAACGATACGCACGCGCTCGGCGATGCGCAGCACCGACTCTTCGGAAAACGGCAGCGGCATCAGGTCATATAGCTGGCCATCATCGGCGCAGGCCGACAAATGCTCGCTGTAAGCCAGCACGCCGTGCTCGTCGAGAAAGCCCTTGATGGCGTGCAGCAACTCCAGATTCAGCGGCGCGAAGCCGCCGAGGTTGAGGGACAGACCATGACACAGCAGCGGCCGGCGCTCGCTCAGAGCACGCAGTTGCTTGCCCAGCCGACCGCCGACACCGATCCAGTTCTCCGGTGCCACTTCCAGGAAGTCGGCACCGCTGGCCTCGTCATCGAGCAACTCGGCAAGCAGCCCACGGCGCAAGCCCAGGCCGGCGCCATCCAGTTCTGCCAATTGCATGGCCCGTCCCCCTCGCTGCTTACTCGCTCTTTTCGCCGCCGCATTTACCCTCGGTACCGGCCTTCTTCTCGGCACCGCACGAGCCTTCTTTGTCCGCTTTCTTCTCGCTGCCGCACTTGCCTTCACCGCAGGAACCTTCCTGGCCCTTCTCGCCGGCAGCCAGGCTGTAGCCGCTGCTCAGCTCCTGCGCGGCAAAGGGATTGCTCGCGGCCTGTGCGGTAAAGGCCACGGAAGTCAGCAGCGCGGCGCCCAGGGTAGCGGTCAGGGTATTGAGTGGTTTCATGGCATCTCTCCATCGTTTCGGAATGCGGGGCCGGATTGGCGCCCTCGCAGTAATGGACGAGGCACAGGTGCGGGCGTTACAGCGGGTGAAAAAAGTTTTCGTAGCCCAGATGAAATCCGGGGGCGCTTTGCCCGCTACCAGTCGCGGCTACGACTGCATGGATGCTGTAGGTAGAGCGAAGCAGGATGCCAGAGCCGAAAGCCACTCCCACAGGCAGAGGAACATCCACCGCACCGTGGGAGGCGCCTCAGCGGCGCGAGTTCCGGTTGTTCAACCAGCTCACTGGCTGCACGGATAAAGGCGGCGGTCGAGGTTGGGGCTTCGATCCCCGCTTCACGCAGCATGCCGCGCAACAGGTTGATACGCTGGGTTCTGCTCTTCTTCCAGGTTTCCCGCAGTCCATGCAATTGCTGGAGCTGTTGTTGATCGTGGCTCTTCACCGGCACGGGATGAATATCGGTGCAGCGCGCGGCTTCCAGCATGGCATCGCAGTCGTTGCGGTCGGTCTTGTTGCGCCGACGATAGGGCCGCACGTAACGCGGATGCAGCAGCCGGACCTGATGTCCCAGCGATTGCGCCAACCGTCCCCAGTAATGCGCTGTGCCGCAGGCTTCCATCACCCACTCGACCGGCTCGGCCTGCTCCTGTATATATCGCCTGAACGCCTCCCGGTTCAGCCGCTTGCGCTGCACCACCTGGCCGTAACGGACACTCTCGGCAACTTGGTAAACGGACTTGGCCAGATCAACAGCGATGCGCTTCATAACGGCTCTCCCAATTTCAGCTATAACAGCCCTCAGGTATAGAACTGTGGCGTGGGGGAGTCCATTACAGCACTCAACGTCGCTCACTTCGTTCGCCGGACGTCCAAAAGCTGCGCTTTTGTCCGCCCATTAGCTTAATCGTTAGCTTCCAAGGACAGATAATGGTTACCGAAAAGAAATTTGAAAAATACTTAATCGAAACAGTCGCACATAAAACATCTTTGAACTCCTACGCAGAAGCCCCGGCGAACGCATTTTTACTATATACATGCGATGCTTATGATGCATTTCAGCACTGCCAAAATAAATTCACAAAAAAAGGAAATGGCGATTTCAACAAGGATAGCGAAGATAGTTTGAGACATATATCTTGCGCTATTCTTGGCTCACTAATGGGGCACTTTGAAACATATCAAAAGTCGTTATTAGCAGGCCTAATTGATTTTTCAGCAAATTTCCCATCTTTTGATTCAGAAAGCTTTTTAAAACATTTTTCAAAGCACTGTGGCGGTAGCATAAGCATTCCCGTCGACAGGCTTCTATCTTTCCGCACTACGAGTGCTCAAGTCGGCTACGTGGTATCTGACTCGCTTAACGGCTGGCACAACCCTAGTAAAGTAAATTCATTCTTCAAATCACTTGAAATAAAGAAAGATATTTTCACACCGAGTCAAATCGAGGATCTCGAAGTACTGTGGCAGCTACGCCATTCAATAGTTCACACTGGCGCATGGCTTTCTATGCCCGACTCTCAAAAAATAAAGCGCTTAAATGGCTATGGAAATAAACCAATAATATTTGAGCATACATTTATTAATGCGCTTTGCAGGAAGCTACACCAGATTGTTAAACACGCGAATACAACCTTGCTATCCGAATGCACTTCACTTCTTGGCGCAAAGCCAACTCAAGAAAGCATAGAAGGATTAACAAATTTTCTTGAGGTCACATCACCAAAAAAGGTGTGGTTGTAAACTAATTATGCGCTCAACTCTCGCTCACTTCGTTCGCTGGACAGCCAAAAGCTGCGCTTTTAGAGGAAAAAGCAAGTAGCCTGGGTAGAGCACAGCGAAACCCGGGGCAGATTAGATGGGTTTCGCGTTGCTCTACCCATCCTACGGTGCTGTTCCGACAGCAAATAGCCCGAACAACCATCGCAAACGGTGGATGAAAAAAGCGTCATCCACCCTACGCGTGAGGACGCAACCAAGCCGTCCAGCAAGAACGCGGTTCACCCCTGATTACGCCGGTTCTGCGCCAGGCGCTCGGCCAACGCGTCGAGTTCGGGCAGTTCGCCCTCGGGCATCTGCCGGATCACCGCCTGGGTCAGTTTCATCTGGCGGATAAAACGTCGGCAGTTGCCGCACATGGCCAGGTGCGCGCGCACGGCCAAGCGCTGGCGCAACGTCAGTTGGCCATCGAGAAAATCGCTGGAGTGAGCGACCAGTTCCTTGCAAGTCAGCATTGGCCCGTCTCCTCGAAATGTTCCAGGGTGGCGAAGACTTTCAGGCGTGCCCGATGCAGCAGCACACGTACATTGGAGAGCGAGATGTCGAGAAGATTACAGATCGCCTCCAGCTCCAGGCCCTGGCGTTCGCGCAGCAGCAGGACGCTGCTCTGCAGCTCGGACAGGCTGGTCAGGGTGTGTTCCAGGCACTGGCGCAGTTCGTCTTCGGTGAGCAGCGCGTCGGGGCTGTCCTGATGCCAGGTATGGGGGGCCATCAGCCAGTGGCCGTCATCGGCGAAACGCTCGTCGCCGACCGTGCCATGAGGGGCGGGCAGGTCGTCGAGCAGCACTTCGCGGCGGCTCTGCTTGAGCCGGGTCTTGGCAGTATTGGCGGTGATGGTCAGCAGCCAGGTCTTGAGGCTGGCGCGCCCCTGAAAGCCCGCCAGGTTGCGCACCACGGCGAGCCAGGCATCCTGCACCACCTCGTCGACATGGCGGCTGCCGACGATGGCATAAGCCACCGCACGCATCGCCCCCTGGTAGCGAGCCACCAGCTCGCGGTAGGCCTTTTGCTCCCCAGCGAGCAGGCGCTCCAGCAGATCGGATTCGGACATGGCACTCCCGTAGATCGAGCCTGCGCACGCAGCCGAACGCTCCGTGCAGCTCAGGCACTCCTACAGAGAGTTCAACGCTTGCGCAAAATTACACTGCCGATGGAATAACCGGCACCGAAGGAGCTTAGAACACCCAAGCTACCAGCAGGCAAATCATCCTGGTTCTTGTGCAGGGCGATCACCGAACCGGCCGAGCTGGTGTTGGCGTAGGTGTCGAGGATCACCGGTGCCTCGTGCGGCTCGGCATCGCGACCGAGCAGCTTGCGGGCGATCAGCAGGTTCATGTTGAGGTTGGCCTGGTGCAGCCAAAAGCGCTTGACGTCGCCAACGTTGAGCTGGTGCTCGGCCAGATGCGCGGCGATCAGCTCGGCCACCATCGGGCAGACGTCCCTGAAGACCTTGCGGCCTTCCTGTACGAACAGCTTGTCGCGGGCACCAATGCCCTCTTCCGCTGCGCGGTTGAGGAAGCCGAAGTTGTTGCGGATGTTGTTGGAGAACTGGGTCAGCAGCTTGGTGCCGACCACGTCGAACTGGTGCTTGGAGGTGGCCTGGTCGGCGCGCTCGATGATCACTGCGGTGGCGGCATCACCGAAGATGAAATGGCTGTCACGGTCGCGGAAGTTGAGGTGGCCGGTGCAGATTTCCGGGTTGACCATGAGGATGGCGCGGGCCTGGCCGGTCTGGATTGCAGTGGTCGCGGCCTGGATGCCGAAGGTGGCCGAGGAGCAGGCCACGTTCATGTCGTAGCCCCAGCCCTGAATCCCCAGCGCCGCCTGCACTTCGATGGCCACCGCCGGGTAGGCGCGCTGCAGGTTGGAGCAGGCGACTATCACCCCGTCGATATCGGCGACGGTCTTGCCGGCGCGCTCAAGCGCCTGCTTGGCAGCGCCCACGGCCATCTCGCAGAGGATGCCCCACTCTTCGTTGGAGCGCTCGGGGATGCGCGGCACCATGCGTTGCGGGTCGAGGATGCCAGCCTTGTCGATGACGAAGCGGCTCTTGATGCCCGAGGCCTTCTCGATGAAGGCCGTGCTGGACTCGCTCAAGGCCTCCATCTCGCCACGGGCGATGGCCTCGGCGTTATCGGCGTTGAACTGCTGCACATAAGCATTAAAGGACGCCACCAACTCTTCGTTGGAAATGCTGTTGGCCGGGGTGTAGAGGCCAGTACCGCTGATCACGACGTTATGCACGCTCATTCCTCTTCTCGGCCGCGGGCGGCCTCAGGCAGTAGGCCGGCGACAAGCGCGCCGGCCGAAAATCGGGGAGGTGGGCCAAGCTTTGGCGATGGTTGGCTCCGGGCCACTGAGTGTGCCACAGCGCAACGCCTTTCGTCCTCAGCCCTTGAGAGTGTCTGCAAGGACAGAACATGACCACATATAACCTTTTAGTCTAGAGTCTGCGCTTCAGCCAAGCTCAGGAGGCCACATGACCCTTTCCTTGCTCAGCCGCTACGCATTCTTTGCCCTCTGCGTGCTGTTCACCCTGGCCAGCCTGCCCTTTCTGAGTCACGACTGGTTGTGGCCCTTCACCCTGCTCACCGCCGCGCTCAGCCTGATCGGCACCTTCGATCTGTTGCAGACTCGCCATGCGGTGCGGCGCAACTACCCGATCCTCGGCAACATCCGCTACATGGTCGAAGGCATCCGCCCGGAGATTCGCCAGTACCTGCTCGAAGGCGATGCCGAACAACTGCCGTTTTCCCGCGCGCAGCGTTCGCTGGTCTATGCCCGTGCCAAGAACGAAGGCGGCGACAAGCCTTTCGGCACGCTGAACGACGTGTACCGGAACGGTTTCGAGTTCATCAGCCATTCCATGCGCCCAGCCCCCTTGAGCGATCCAGACGACTTTCGCGTGGAGATCGGTGGGCCGCAGTGCCGCCAACCCTATTCGGCATCGCTGTTCAATATCTCGGCGATGAGCTTCGGCTCGCTCAGCGCCAATGCCATTCGCGCGCTGAACAAGGGCGCCAAGCTGGGCAACTTCTATCACGACACCGGCGAGGGCAGCATCAGCCCCTACCACCGCGAACACGGCGGCGACCTGGTGTGGGAACTGGGCAGCGGCTACTTCGGCTGCCGCACCGCCGATGGCCACTTCGACCCCGAGCGCTTCACCGAACAGGCGTGCACGGCGCAGGTGAAGATGATCGAGATCAAGCTCAGCCAGGGCGCCAAGCCTGGCCACGGCGGCATCCTGCCCAAGCACAAAATCACCGCGGAAATCGCCAGCACCCGTGGCGTAGCCATGGGTGAGGATTGCGTCTCGCCCTCGAGCCACAGCGCCTTTTCCACGCCCACCGAGCTGCTGCAGTTCATCGCCCAACTGCGCGAGCTGTCGGGCGGCAAGCCAGTCGGTTTCAAGCTCTGCCTGGGCCACCCCTGGGAATTCATGGGCATCGTCAAGGCCATGCTGGCCACCGGCATCCTCCCCGACTTCATCGTCGTCGACGGCAAGGAAGGTGGCACCGGCGCCGCGCCGCTGGAATTCACCGACCATATCGGCGCGCCGCTACGCGAAGGCCTATTGTTCGTGCACAACACCCTGGTCGGCAGCAATCTGCGCGACAAGATCAGGCTCGGCGCCAGCGGCAAGATCGTCAGCGCCTTCGATATCGCCCGGGTAATGGCCATCGGTGCCGATTGGGCCAACTCGGCGCGCGGTTTCATGTTCGCCATCGGTTGCATCCAGTCGCAGAGCTGCCACACCAACAAGTGCCCCACCGGCGTGGCCACTCAGGATCCACTGCGCCAGCGCGCCCTGGTGGTAGAGGACAAGGCCCAGCGGGTTCACAATTTCCACCGCAACACGCTCAAGGCGCTGGCCGAGATGCTCGCCGCCGCCGGCCTCGCACATCCCTCGCAGATCGATGCCAAGCACCTGGTGCAGCGCCTGTCGGCCAGCGAGATCAAGCTGTTCGCCCAGCAACACGTGTTCCTTGCACCGGGTGAGCTGCTCAGTGGCGAGATCAGCGGCGAGTTCTATCAGCGCATGTGGCAGATGGCGCGCGCCGACAGTTTCGAGCCAGCACCGGCTTGAACAGGGTTCGTCCCCTCATCCTGCGCGGCAGCGGCATGCGCCTTCCGCTTCTCGCCTCCTCGCTCCTGCTCAGCCTTGCAGCCTTCGCACAGGAGCAGCGCCCACTGCGTTTCTCGGTGGCCGAAAGCTGGGCCATGCCATTGATGAAAGTCGTCGACGGCCAGGCCACGGACGGGATCGTCTACGACCTGCAGATGCGCCTCGCGCAGAAGGTCGGCCGCCGCGCGCAGATGCTGGTGCTGCCGCGCCTGCGTATCCAGCAGTTGCTGGTCACAGGAGGCATCGACGTGCGCTGCTACCTCAACCCGAGCTGGCTCGGCGCATCACATCACCAGTACATCTGGAGCCTGCCTTTCATGCTCCAGCGCGACCTGATCGTCGCGCGCGATGCCGACCCCGACTTCAGCCTGGAACGGCTGCGGGGCGAGCGCCTGGGGACGGTGCTGGGTTTCAGCTATCCCCCTCTGGAGCCGCTCCTGAGCAACGGCGACATACACCGTGAAGATGCCCGCACGCAGGAACTGGCCCTGGAAAAACTCGAGGCAGGCCGTTATCACTACGCGATCAGCAGCCAACTCAGCCTAGACTGGTTCAACCGCAACCAGCCCCAGGAGAAACGCCTGCATGCCCTCGCGCAGGTCAGTGCTGACCTGATCTCCTGCATCGTCCGCGACGAACCGGACGTGCCGACCCAGGCCCTGCTGCGGGCGCTGGTGCAGATGAAGCAGGACGGAGAGTTCGAGGCCATCCTCGAACGCTATCGTTAAGGCCTGATGCGTACGACAAGCCTCAGCCTGGAGCCGTCACTCCCACGCCTGCCGCTCCCCCGTCCATACATGCAGATCGCGCTTCTGCCCGCCAGACCACAGCCAGCCGTTGCGCGCACCGACCAGGGTGCTGACGGCATGCTGACGACCAAAGCGGTTGTACCGAGCGAGCGTCAGGGCGATATCACGCAGTACCGCAAGGGCACTGCTGTTGGATTGGAACAGCGGCGTCAGTAGGCGGCTGGCCTGGCGGTAGTAGCACAGGTGATCACGGCGGGCGTCGCTGTAGCGGCTGAAAATGGCCGACCAGTCCAGCGCCTGCTGCGCGCTCGTATCGCTCGCGCCCAGGGCGTCGGCCAGCGCGGCGGCATCCACCAGCGCCATGTTGGCGCCCTGCCCCAGTTGCGGGCTCATGGCATGGGCGCAGTCACCGATGGCCAGAACGCGGTTATCGTGCCAGCGCTGCATGCGCACGTCGGCATAGGCGGCCAGGGTCAGTTGCGCGGGGTCGTGCAGTTGCTGCAGATAAGGCTCGGCTGTGTCACCGGCGAGCGCCCGTACCCGCGTTTTCCAGGCGTCGAGTCCAGCCTCGCGACAGGCGTCGTGCTCGCTCAATGGCAGGCTCCAGAACAAGCTGGTCAGGGCGCTATCACGCGCCTGGTGGGTACAGCCGCTGGGCATCAGGCCGAACATCTCGCGGCAGCCGCGATACCACTGCCGCAGCTCACGGGATTCCAGCCCCGAGGGCATCGGCAGCATGCTCCACAACGCGCCCCAGGGATAAGGCCGCACCCACTGCCTGACCTGCATCTGTGCACGCAGGGTCGAACGTGTGCCGTCGGCCAGGATCAGCGCGGCGAAATCACCCAGAGGTCGTTCATCGTCACCCAGCAGGCGAACGTGCGTGGCACTCTGCTGGAATCGGGTAACGTTGATGCCGCTTTCCACCTGCACGCCGGCCCGTTGCGCCGCGCTGAGCAGCGCCGTCATCAGGACGCCACGGTGAATACCGAGGCCATAGCTGCCGGGCTGCCAGTAGTGATAGCGGGTATCGAGAATGGTGCGCCCCTGGCAACTGGTGCCATACAGGCGGCTGATCGGCGCCCCCAGCGCCGTGCACTCGGCAAGCAGGCCGAGGCGCTGTAGCACGGCCAGGCCGGAGGGCTGCAGCAGGATACCGGCGCCCACGGGCTGCAGATGCTCGACCCGCTCCAGCAGACGAACGCTGTAGCCCTGGCGAGCGAGGAAGATGGCACTGGCCAGGCCAGCCGTCCCCGCCCCCACTATCGCTATCGGTAATCCCATCGGCTCGGCCTCCCTGTGCAGACCCACCGATTGTAAGCGCAACGGCACCTGAAAGTGAGACTGCGACGCCGGCCAGGCGAATCAGAGGAACATGCCGCCTGACGCCTCGATGCGCTGCCCATTGATCCAGCGCCC
The genomic region above belongs to Pseudomonas sp. GOM7 and contains:
- a CDS encoding substrate-binding periplasmic protein codes for the protein MRLPLLASSLLLSLAAFAQEQRPLRFSVAESWAMPLMKVVDGQATDGIVYDLQMRLAQKVGRRAQMLVLPRLRIQQLLVTGGIDVRCYLNPSWLGASHHQYIWSLPFMLQRDLIVARDADPDFSLERLRGERLGTVLGFSYPPLEPLLSNGDIHREDARTQELALEKLEAGRYHYAISSQLSLDWFNRNQPQEKRLHALAQVSADLISCIVRDEPDVPTQALLRALVQMKQDGEFEAILERYR
- a CDS encoding HvfA family oxazolone/thioamide-modified RiPP metallophore; the protein is MKPLNTLTATLGAALLTSVAFTAQAASNPFAAQELSSGYSLAAGEKGQEGSCGEGKCGSEKKADKEGSCGAEKKAGTEGKCGGEKSE
- a CDS encoding FAD-dependent oxidoreductase produces the protein MGLPIAIVGAGTAGLASAIFLARQGYSVRLLERVEHLQPVGAGILLQPSGLAVLQRLGLLAECTALGAPISRLYGTSCQGRTILDTRYHYWQPGSYGLGIHRGVLMTALLSAAQRAGVQVESGINVTRFQQSATHVRLLGDDERPLGDFAALILADGTRSTLRAQMQVRQWVRPYPWGALWSMLPMPSGLESRELRQWYRGCREMFGLMPSGCTHQARDSALTSLFWSLPLSEHDACREAGLDAWKTRVRALAGDTAEPYLQQLHDPAQLTLAAYADVRMQRWHDNRVLAIGDCAHAMSPQLGQGANMALVDAAALADALGASDTSAQQALDWSAIFSRYSDARRDHLCYYRQASRLLTPLFQSNSSALAVLRDIALTLARYNRFGRQHAVSTLVGARNGWLWSGGQKRDLHVWTGERQAWE
- a CDS encoding RNA polymerase sigma factor, whose translation is MSESDLLERLLAGEQKAYRELVARYQGAMRAVAYAIVGSRHVDEVVQDAWLAVVRNLAGFQGRASLKTWLLTITANTAKTRLKQSRREVLLDDLPAPHGTVGDERFADDGHWLMAPHTWHQDSPDALLTEDELRQCLEHTLTSLSELQSSVLLLRERQGLELEAICNLLDISLSNVRVLLHRARLKVFATLEHFEETGQC
- a CDS encoding HvfB family MNIO-type RiPP peptide maturase, producing MQLAELDGAGLGLRRGLLAELLDDEASGADFLEVAPENWIGVGGRLGKQLRALSERRPLLCHGLSLNLGGFAPLNLELLHAIKGFLDEHGVLAYSEHLSACADDGQLYDLMPLPFSEESVLRIAERVRIVQDVLQRPLIIENVSAYARLPGELDEADFVRAVLERADCQLLLDVNNVYVNSLNFGFDAATYIAAMPSERIAYLHVAGHYDQAEDLKIDTHGAPVIDPVWALLSATYAQHGLRPTLLERDFNFPPLAELYAELAHIRSLQQAAQPFNRYGT
- a CDS encoding anti-sigma factor family protein — protein: MLTCKELVAHSSDFLDGQLTLRQRLAVRAHLAMCGNCRRFIRQMKLTQAVIRQMPEGELPELDALAERLAQNRRNQG
- a CDS encoding beta-ketoacyl-ACP synthase III gives rise to the protein MHNVVISGTGLYTPANSISNEELVASFNAYVQQFNADNAEAIARGEMEALSESSTAFIEKASGIKSRFVIDKAGILDPQRMVPRIPERSNEEWGILCEMAVGAAKQALERAGKTVADIDGVIVACSNLQRAYPAVAIEVQAALGIQGWGYDMNVACSSATFGIQAATTAIQTGQARAILMVNPEICTGHLNFRDRDSHFIFGDAATAVIIERADQATSKHQFDVVGTKLLTQFSNNIRNNFGFLNRAAEEGIGARDKLFVQEGRKVFRDVCPMVAELIAAHLAEHQLNVGDVKRFWLHQANLNMNLLIARKLLGRDAEPHEAPVILDTYANTSSAGSVIALHKNQDDLPAGSLGVLSSFGAGYSIGSVILRKR
- a CDS encoding FMN-binding glutamate synthase family protein, encoding MTLSLLSRYAFFALCVLFTLASLPFLSHDWLWPFTLLTAALSLIGTFDLLQTRHAVRRNYPILGNIRYMVEGIRPEIRQYLLEGDAEQLPFSRAQRSLVYARAKNEGGDKPFGTLNDVYRNGFEFISHSMRPAPLSDPDDFRVEIGGPQCRQPYSASLFNISAMSFGSLSANAIRALNKGAKLGNFYHDTGEGSISPYHREHGGDLVWELGSGYFGCRTADGHFDPERFTEQACTAQVKMIEIKLSQGAKPGHGGILPKHKITAEIASTRGVAMGEDCVSPSSHSAFSTPTELLQFIAQLRELSGGKPVGFKLCLGHPWEFMGIVKAMLATGILPDFIVVDGKEGGTGAAPLEFTDHIGAPLREGLLFVHNTLVGSNLRDKIRLGASGKIVSAFDIARVMAIGADWANSARGFMFAIGCIQSQSCHTNKCPTGVATQDPLRQRALVVEDKAQRVHNFHRNTLKALAEMLAAAGLAHPSQIDAKHLVQRLSASEIKLFAQQHVFLAPGELLSGEISGEFYQRMWQMARADSFEPAPA